In the genome of Streptomyces sp. SAI-127, the window ACCGCGCTCCAGGAGTCGGGGCTGCGCAACATCTCGCACGGCGACCGTGACTCGCTCGGGCTGTTCCAGCAGCGGCCCTCGCAGGGCTGGGGCACCCCGCGGGAGATCCTGGACCCGACGTACGCGGCGGGTGAGTTCTACAAGCACCTCGTCAAGGTGCGGGGCTATCAGGACCTCCCGCTGACCGTCGCCGCCCAGCGCGTGCAGCGCAGCGGCTATCCGGAGGCGTACGCCAAGCACGAGCCGGACGCCACCCTGCTCGCCGCCGCCATGACCGGCACCTCGGCGGCCACCCTGACCTGTGACGGGCGCCAGGACTCCACACGGGCCACCCAGGCCGCCCAGGCCACCGCCACGGGCCCCGACGCGGTGCGGTCGGCTCTCGTACGGGACTTCGGGCGGGACGCGCTGGAGACGACCGCGGCGGAGGTGGGCGGCAAGACCTCGCCGAGCCCGGCCCCCACCTCGGGCGACGGCCGCACCGTGACCCTGCCCGTGCGGGAGGACACCGACCCGGGTTCCGGCCGCAGTCTCAGGGAACGCGGCTGGCAGCTCGCCCACTGGGCCGTCGCCAACTCCTCCGCGCTGCGCATCGAGCGCGTCTCGTACGCCGGGCGGCAGTGGACGGCCGGGAACACGGACAGCCAGTGGCGTACGGCGGACGGCGAGGGCGGCTCGGACTCGGTGCGGATACTGACGGCACGGTAGTTCGGAAGATCACCTGGAAGGGTCACGTCCGCCCGCGGTCGGAGCGGGTGTGCGCAGGTTTTCGTCACGTCACCCCCGTATCGGCAAGAACCCTTGGGTTCAAAGGGCTGCAACGATTCGGCGGACTTTCAGACCGGAAGCCTTTTGCCCGTTTTTATCCGCAGGTGATAATGCGACGCATTGCCAACTCTTTACGTTGGCCCTCCGCAACCTTCGTCGGCTTCGAGCGGTAGTCACGGCGTCCTAGCAACGTTTCCTCCGTCGAAGGAGCAACATGTCCCTCCCCCTGACCCGCAGGATCGCCCGTGCCGCGCTGCTCGTCGCTGCGGGAGCGGCAGCCGGGGTCGGTGCGGCCGGCGCCGCCAGTGCGGCCCCCGCGCAGCCGCCGGCCACCCCCAACCTCGGTGGGCTGACCGCTCTGGACGGGGCCAACGTCGGCAACACGGTGGACAGCGCGGCGCAGAACCTGACCGGGACCGCTGCCAAGACCGGTGGCAAGACGGTCGGGAAGGCGGTGCCGTCCGCGGGCAAGACCGTGAAGAAGGTGGCACCGGTCGCGCAGAAGACGGCGGGCGAGGCCGCCGGTTCCGCCGGGGGCCTCCTCGGGCAGACCGCGTCCACCGCGACGAAGGGCGGCCTGCCGACCAGCTCCCTCACCAAGGGCGGCGTGCCGGCTGCC includes:
- a CDS encoding ATP-binding protein — protein: MSLPLTRRIARAALLVAAGAAAGVGAAGAASAAPAQPPATPNLGGLTALDGANVGNTVDSAAQNLTGTAAKTGGKTVGKAVPSAGKTVKKVAPVAQKTAGEAAGSAGGLLGQTASTATKGGLPTSSLTKGGVPAAGTLPVKGLPLG
- a CDS encoding heavy metal transporter: MPEPLPPTRKRRGRLLRFGASLVVLCAVAGYLVVQYVTGGTDGPTCRVVSGRAGGPSYEFTPEQAVNAATITAVGTGRRLPERAVAIALATALQESGLRNISHGDRDSLGLFQQRPSQGWGTPREILDPTYAAGEFYKHLVKVRGYQDLPLTVAAQRVQRSGYPEAYAKHEPDATLLAAAMTGTSAATLTCDGRQDSTRATQAAQATATGPDAVRSALVRDFGRDALETTAAEVGGKTSPSPAPTSGDGRTVTLPVREDTDPGSGRSLRERGWQLAHWAVANSSALRIERVSYAGRQWTAGNTDSQWRTADGEGGSDSVRILTAR